TCAATTTgctttataaattaaaatttgatgGTAAACCAAAATGTATGAACACACACACCGATCTATTAGTCTCTCTCCATATAATATAGACacgataaaaatatggttTCTTTGTgagtttatttttgtagATATCCATAACCTACTATAACAAATTGTATTGTCAACCATGCTTTGTATTAAAAggttgtataaatatattttatgatttttcatttttaatattttttaaaataaaaactaaggttattttaatatagttATTTACAATGTTATagagaaaaaagaaaatgtaaCCACAAACATGTAGATCAGTGaactaaatataatatcttatcaatataaatcatgcatattatatatttgaatgtatatataagtatatgGAATGAAGGGATACAACTAATTAGTCGGAAAATGTAATAaggtaaataattatacaaaaaaacttatatttacaatagGCGGAGTTTTATAAAGTTGatacatatatgcacacatattaaagaataaaaataattgtttttacataatacaataaatagCCATGTGCAtatgcaaaataaaaataataaaatataagagCACATTTATTAAAGATAACATACGTTTATTAGGAtgtgtgcatatatgtatatttattgatgatatttttgtatgtatatatatccacGTTATCATgtgattataataaaatgctaaagataatataaatacacattaaaaataaataatggtTGTATTCAAACAataattgcatatataatatttatgaaatttaaaaaaataaataaaaacacgaaattatgaatattataagactaaagaaatgaatataaagtatatacatatggaTAGTGTACATAAATGagaagaaatgaaaaattttgcatacaattttatttagtaTTTATGCACATACAGTTGtgatatatacaaaaatatatgataaaaggGGTAATAATCcaagaataaaataataaataaacgaTAAAAacaggaaaaaaaaaattaattaataagcTAATCTGATTTCATAACATCCCTTTGGCATAGAGGGCATTGTCTTCTTTGTGATAGCCACTTTTTAGCGCATTTAGTATGGAAATTGTGCATACATCtaaattcaaaaatttcatctttttcaGCAAAATCAGATAGACAAATAGAGCatgattcattttttaattttctatctggtgaatatttaaatgttGTAATTTCAGCAAAAAATGCTTTGGGAACtccttttttctttttaggTATATTTTGATGATATGGGAAGAAAAAGCAAAACCATACGATTGTAAAGAATACTCGAAATATacatgataatataatagtCCATGAAATGAaccataaataataattctttGTATGTTTTCTTGTGACCACCATCACAACAGTTCCTGTTATAAaccataaataatttaataagcTGAATCTTTTGCTGAGCTTCCATCCCTTTGAGCTAGTAAGTCTTCGTAATCTGtttgagaaaaaaattatatatatgtataaggATTGAATAGGTCATTAAATAGTGATGCAGTTGGTTCCTATCGAAGCAATTGTATGTATGCAGATTGGACCCCAattaatatacaatttttaagttATTTTTCGTTATAGAAATATGGTTTCTTACGCTTCAATGTGCATCCTTTCGTTTTcaagtttatattttcttagtaataaatataagaaaaatcGGATTGGGGCTTGTAATAGTTGTAGTACACTATTAATAACAATCCACCATCTTAATATATCGTTGCATGAGCAGTCATcccaataaataaataaatatgttaagTATGGAAATGATGTGCTTATACTTATAATAGCTGATATGAGGTTTATTCTTtcgataaaatataaagagtCACTGGGTGCCGTAGTAATTATATCCATTATTGGATCGGTATTGTTTTGCATCTCTTGATCGGATGCAGTCATATAATTGTTAacatactaaaaaaaaataatatatatgcataatgtggtgaatattttcttttctacAATGCATGTAAATAAGTTTATATGTCatatatgattatattttgttataagCGGTTCACTTCCTTATGCAAATAATGTAAAGGCGTGTCATAAAGAATGTAGGaaacgtttttttttgtcttatTTATACGAACaatataattgtttttatgtttgattgttttttgataattgcTTACATTAGACACATTTGTATATACTCTTCCGAAATATGCATGAATGGTATTTCCTTCTTCTACCATTTTGTACTATATGctttaatttaaaaggaAGTAAAAGTATTTAATTGAGATactacaatttttttgatttataagaaaaataaaaaatcaattataaaaaggGAAGGAGATTAATAAGATATAAGAATGAAGCAAATTAAAAGTTTTaattatgttatatatattatgtatatatggatAGAACAATTCATTCTTAAACAAGTGTTTTTAAGGTACgaaacaaatattattactattatatatataatataataatactaataatattaaaataacactgaaaaattatttatatcaaaaaatgaattttcaATTGactcaaaaaattaaacgatgaaataaataaaaaaaaattaattctttaaaaaaatgaaaaataatatgctattcataatattttaaaatgtatgGGTAAATGCtttgtataaaattttaaaaatataatatgtgaTTATTAATgcgtattatatatgtatattttttacatataataattatattatattattataattattatataataaaatactaGCATATTTGCACACGTAAAttaagtatataaaaatatacatttcaACGTCAATTGTATAAAATCATACCAAAGAttcaaattaaattaaaataatataatgctgcaaaataaaaattcacaATTTTGAAGTttgaaattaatttaaaatatttcccatcataaaaatataggacaatgttttatatagtTATTTTATAAGGTGTCATTAATGGTATTACTTGAAATGATATACGATATGCGAATCAGgaaattatgatatataattgcatatatttttttctttcatacaaattattaagaaagtatatttaaaggaatgaaatataataaaaatatgaaaatcgtaaattataaaaaattttaaatatttacaaaattgaaaaaatttgaaaataaaaggtCTAGggggaaaataaataaattttgttttctcCCCTTTTTTACCCCAACCCACAAATGAATAATTCTTTCTCAAAcgattaaatttttataaaatgtattatatatgtttatttatttaattaaactAAATATcgattttaaaatatatatgaattatgtataaaagGTTAAATAAACCCAAGTATgctacatatttaaaataagggcagtgaaaattataagcaTGTAGCAAATATAGAGTATATGTCCTACGTAAATATGTGTGTATAAACGTgtgatatataatatagtaAATAAAGGAGTGCTACTATGCTTtctcatattttaatacattgtcattattttgtttgaaTATTCTATAAATAACAGGAATAATCCTTAGtcattattcattttaagtcgcttattatttaacaaTTATAGCTATAGTATGAATGCAAATGTGCTTGCCTATTTTTAAGAGGAGAATggggaaaataaaatattatattttatagtatatataataacttTTCAAAGCTTGGTACCTTATCGTAAAATATAGGTGGCACAAAAAgacaatatatttgataaaattgaaaagaaaatcagggaaagaaataaaaaatgttaatataatgcatatgtaataaatataattaaaggCGTCGAAAAGGTGTATAAATTTACAATTATATGCAGACAATATATCTCATATTTTAACATTATTTGggtaaataatattgtgcatatataattattaaaaattattatttgggctataaaaatattgtaatttttttttattacaagaTAGTGATcataatattgttttatttcaaatagTTGGATATGAAACAAtagatataattaaaaaaaaatggtattTAAACGTgtttcattaaaaaaaaatgatatttaaatgtgtttcattaaaaaatataatgatattgTTTATAGTGTATGTGTGAGTGTTATATTACCAATCATGATGTTAAGAGCATttacaataaatatgacACAAATTAGTAGACTATAAAAATGTCGTAATGCCAACATGAATTTTATAGCAGCTTAAAATACTCCTATTGGCAATTTAATCACATGatttatgtgtatatatccAATAAGCTATGTATAGAATaggatataaatttttgttttatacatacatgtataaatatatactacattgatgtatttttatattgcaAGCCATGCTATGCaaacataatataaagCTGAAGgagcatttttttcttatgcttatttttttattccataagaaaaaaaattatacataaaaaaatagtaaatacatgaacaattatatatatgcatatatatgtgtgtgtgtttaaatattcaacAATTTAGAAAAGTGAATACGTGGGcatgtatttaaaaagttaattaaatttttgttaatagaatatttataattggATTGATATCCAGCtatttatgttttcaattgttatttttttcttcgtcttgttcatttttattttgttcatcTTTTTCGTTTACATTTTCTGATTTTGAATCTTCTGCTGATGCAGATTCTTCTGATGCTTCAACTTCAGATCCAGACTCAGCTTCTTCTGAATCATCATCTTTTGGTCTTCTTGAGATTTCTTCATTTCGTCGTTCAACTTCTTCTTGTGTTGGTATATATCGTGATCGTCCTTTGGGCAATCTCTTTTTAGTcctttgtttatttttattcattttatttttttaataatactaTTGTATGTAACc
This Plasmodium chabaudi chabaudi strain AS genome assembly, chromosome: 12 DNA region includes the following protein-coding sequences:
- a CDS encoding RING zinc finger protein, putative (tmhmm; query 1-285; ~;query 1-58; ~;query 117-145; ~;query 201-284; ~;query 59-81; ~;query 94-116; ~;query 146-163; ~;query 178-200; ~;query 82-93; ~;query 164-177; ~pfam_scan;Pfam:PF13639.2; E()=1.0E-10;score=41.6;query 235-276;description=zf-RING_2;~iprscan;InterPro:IPR001841 : Zinc finger, RING-type;SMART:SM00184; score=2.0E-6;query 236-276;description=Zinc finger, RING-type;~iprscan;InterPro:IPR001841 : Zinc finger, RING-type;Prosite:PS50089; score=12.15;query 236-277;description=Zinc finger, RING-type;~iprscan;InterPro:IPR001841 : Zinc finger, RING-type;Pfam:PF13639; score=1.6E-11;query 235-277;description=Zinc finger, RING-type;~iprscan;Superfamily:SSF57850; score=7.61E-16;query 218-282;description=null), whose protein sequence is MVEEGNTIHAYFGRVYTNVSNYVNNYMTASDQEMQNNTDPIMDIITTAPSDSLYFIERINLISAIISISTSFPYLTYLFIYWDDCSCNDILRWWIVINSVLQLLQAPIRFFLYLLLRKYKLENERMHIEALRRLTSSKGWKLSKRFSLLNYLWFITGTVVMVVTRKHTKNYYLWFISWTIILSCIFRVFFTIVWFCFFFPYHQNIPKKKKGVPKAFFAEITTFKYSPDRKLKNESCSICLSDFAEKDEIFEFRCMHNFHTKCAKKWLSQRRQCPLCQRDVMKSD
- a CDS encoding conserved Plasmodium protein, unknown function (query 47-47;GPI_cleavage_site_score=1.72) — encoded protein: MNKNKQRTKKRLPKGRSRYIPTQEEVERRNEEISRRPKDDDSEEAESGSEVEASEESASAEDSKSENVNEKDEQNKNEQDEEKNNN